Proteins encoded within one genomic window of Amycolatopsis sp. 2-15:
- a CDS encoding MFS transporter, whose amino-acid sequence MARGVLWTTILGSSMAMLDGTIVNVALPRIGEELGATVAGLQWILDGYMLALAALILVAGSLGDRYGRRRMYLIGVVWFGIASALCAIATSTTELVIFRIIQGIGGALLTPGSLAILQSSFRHNDRARAIGAWSGLGGLAAAVGPLLGGVLVQVWSWRLAFLINVPLAIVVVLMALKFVPESRDETATGHPDFTAAATGAIGLAGITGALVEAPGRGIGDPIVLIALVAGIAGLSVFLWLQHHSREPLVPPSLFRNRTFTLSNALTFVVYAALGAVMMLLVLQLQVSLNYPPTLAGLAGLPITIIMLLLSGRSGALAQRIGPRLQLVVGPIVIGIGMLLLIRVGPGSSYLGSVFPAVVVFGLGLACTVAPVTATVLAAAPDRFAGVASGVNNAIARTGGLLAVAVLPAAAGLTGSAYRDPVALTAGWRMALLICAVLAIAGGLIALGIHNGVLGSPDDSGDTAGGPAGPEAERVVDDESPHLGECYSCGVDGPPTHVRPGPVRD is encoded by the coding sequence CTGGCGCGCGGGGTGTTGTGGACGACGATCCTCGGCTCGAGCATGGCCATGCTCGACGGGACGATCGTCAATGTCGCGCTGCCCCGGATCGGCGAGGAGCTCGGCGCCACGGTCGCCGGGCTGCAGTGGATCCTCGACGGCTACATGCTGGCGCTCGCCGCGCTGATCCTCGTGGCCGGCTCGCTCGGCGACCGCTACGGCCGGCGCCGCATGTACCTGATCGGCGTGGTCTGGTTCGGCATCGCCTCGGCGCTGTGCGCGATCGCCACCTCGACCACGGAACTGGTGATCTTCCGGATCATCCAGGGCATCGGCGGCGCGCTGCTCACCCCCGGCTCACTCGCGATCCTGCAGTCGTCGTTCAGGCACAACGACCGGGCGCGCGCGATCGGCGCGTGGTCCGGGCTGGGTGGTCTGGCCGCCGCGGTCGGACCACTGCTCGGCGGCGTGCTGGTGCAGGTCTGGTCCTGGCGGCTGGCGTTTCTGATCAACGTGCCGCTGGCCATCGTCGTGGTGCTGATGGCGCTGAAGTTCGTGCCCGAGTCGCGCGACGAGACGGCCACCGGCCACCCCGACTTCACCGCCGCCGCGACGGGCGCGATCGGGCTCGCGGGGATCACCGGGGCGCTGGTCGAAGCGCCCGGCCGCGGCATCGGCGACCCGATCGTGCTGATCGCGCTGGTCGCCGGCATCGCCGGGCTGAGCGTGTTCCTCTGGCTGCAGCACCACTCCCGCGAACCGCTCGTTCCGCCGAGCCTCTTCCGCAACCGGACGTTCACGCTGTCCAACGCGCTCACGTTCGTGGTCTACGCCGCCCTCGGCGCCGTGATGATGCTGCTGGTCCTGCAGCTGCAGGTCTCCCTGAACTACCCGCCGACGCTCGCGGGCCTGGCCGGACTGCCGATCACGATCATCATGCTGCTGCTCTCGGGCCGCTCGGGCGCGCTGGCCCAGCGCATCGGGCCGCGGCTGCAGCTGGTGGTCGGACCGATCGTGATCGGCATCGGCATGCTCCTGCTGATCCGCGTCGGACCGGGGTCCTCGTACCTCGGTTCGGTCTTCCCCGCGGTGGTCGTGTTCGGCCTCGGACTCGCGTGCACGGTGGCGCCGGTGACCGCGACGGTGCTCGCCGCGGCCCCCGACCGCTTCGCCGGTGTCGCGTCCGGGGTGAACAATGCGATCGCCCGAACGGGTGGTCTTCTTGCGGTCGCGGTGCTCCCCGCTGCCGCCGGACTCACCGGTTCGGCCTACCGCGACCCCGTCGCGCTGACGGCCGGCTGGCGCATGGCTCTGCTCATCTGCGCCGTCCTGGCGATCGCCGGGGGCCTCATCGCGTTGGGGATTCACAACGGCGTGCTCGGTTCTCCGGACGATTCCGGAGACACCGCCGGTGGCCCGGCCGGGCCCGAGGCCGAGCGAGTCGTGGACGACGAGTCGCCCCACCTCGGCGAGTGCTACTCGTGCGGGGTGGACGGGCCGCCGACCCACGTCCGCCCGGGCCCGGTGCGCGACTGA
- a CDS encoding threonine ammonia-lyase, which translates to MRLVTISDIEAAAKRVADHAVRTPLLRQPWAEGELWLKPESLQQIGAFKIRGAYNAIASLDDVERARGVVAYSSGNHAQAVAYAANAFGIPAVIVVPDVAPRLKVEATRRWGAEVVEVPIADQAPAAAALAQERGLTLIPPFDHLDVIAGQGTAGLEIATDLPDVDTVLVPVSGGGFAAGVGTAIKALCPDAKVIGVEPELAGDTAESLRVGRRIEWPMEQRARTIADGLRAQPSDLTFAHLQKVLDDIITVTEDEIRDAVRVLAHRARLVAEPSGATATAAFLHHAGELPGGKTVSVVSGGNVDPKLLAELLA; encoded by the coding sequence ATGCGATTGGTGACGATCTCCGACATCGAGGCCGCGGCGAAGCGCGTGGCGGACCACGCCGTACGCACTCCGCTGTTGCGCCAGCCCTGGGCCGAAGGCGAACTGTGGCTCAAACCCGAGAGCCTGCAACAAATCGGCGCGTTCAAGATCCGCGGTGCGTACAACGCGATCGCCTCACTCGACGACGTGGAGCGCGCACGCGGTGTGGTCGCGTATTCCAGCGGTAACCACGCGCAGGCGGTCGCCTACGCCGCGAACGCCTTCGGCATCCCCGCCGTGATCGTGGTGCCCGACGTGGCGCCGCGGCTCAAGGTCGAGGCCACCCGGCGCTGGGGCGCCGAGGTCGTCGAGGTGCCGATCGCGGACCAGGCGCCGGCCGCGGCCGCGCTGGCGCAGGAGCGCGGGCTCACGCTCATCCCGCCGTTCGACCACCTCGACGTGATCGCGGGCCAGGGCACCGCGGGCCTGGAAATCGCCACCGACCTGCCGGACGTCGACACCGTGCTCGTGCCGGTGAGCGGCGGTGGGTTCGCCGCGGGCGTCGGCACGGCGATCAAGGCGCTGTGCCCGGACGCGAAGGTGATCGGCGTCGAGCCCGAGCTGGCCGGCGACACCGCCGAGAGCCTGCGCGTCGGTCGCCGCATCGAATGGCCCATGGAGCAGCGTGCCCGCACGATCGCCGACGGCCTGCGTGCCCAGCCCTCGGACCTCACCTTCGCCCACTTGCAGAAAGTGCTCGACGACATCATCACCGTGACCGAGGACGAGATCCGCGACGCCGTGCGCGTGCTGGCCCACCGGGCGCGGCTCGTGGCCGAGCCCAGCGGCGCGACGGCCACCGCCGCGTTCCTGCACCACGCCGGCGAGCTGCCGGGCGGCAAGACGGTGTCGGTGGTCTCCGGCGGCAACGTCGACCCGAAACTGCTGGCCGAGCTGCTCGCATAG
- the thiE gene encoding thiamine phosphate synthase, giving the protein MPALTGSQIRTRLADSRLYLCTDARSSRGDLAEFIDAALAGGVDIVQLRDKTNGAPLEAAQEIAALEVLAEACARHGALLSVNDRADVALAADADVLHLGQDDIPVPLARRILGDDVVIGRSTHSVEQATAAAAEDGVDYFCTGPCWPTPTKPGRYAPGLDLVRATAETGTDRPWFAIGGIDTERLPEVVAAGATRIVVVRAITDAEDPKAAAETLKARLG; this is encoded by the coding sequence ATGCCCGCCCTGACCGGATCACAGATCCGCACCCGCCTGGCCGATTCGCGGCTGTACCTGTGCACCGACGCCCGCTCGTCGCGTGGCGACCTCGCCGAGTTCATCGACGCGGCCCTGGCCGGCGGCGTCGACATCGTGCAGCTGCGCGACAAGACGAACGGCGCCCCGCTCGAGGCCGCGCAGGAGATCGCAGCGCTCGAAGTGCTCGCCGAAGCCTGCGCGCGCCACGGTGCGCTGCTGTCGGTGAACGACCGCGCCGACGTCGCCCTCGCCGCGGACGCCGACGTGCTGCACCTGGGGCAGGACGACATCCCCGTGCCGCTCGCCCGCCGCATCCTCGGCGACGACGTGGTGATCGGCCGCTCCACGCACTCGGTCGAACAGGCCACCGCGGCCGCCGCCGAAGACGGCGTGGACTACTTCTGCACCGGCCCGTGCTGGCCGACGCCGACCAAGCCCGGCCGGTACGCGCCGGGCCTCGACCTGGTCCGGGCCACGGCTGAAACCGGTACCGACCGGCCGTGGTTCGCAATCGGCGGCATCGACACCGAACGCCTGCCGGAGGTGGTGGCGGCCGGCGCGACGCGGATCGTCGTGGTCCGCGCCATCACCGACGCCGAAGACCCGAAGGCGGCCGCGGAGACACTGAAGGCGCGGCTCGGTTAG
- the thiO gene encoding glycine oxidase ThiO, giving the protein MNETLTVVGGGVIGLSAAWRAAARGHRVTVVDPSPARGASWLAGGMLAPVTEAWPGEEHVLSLGEESLRRWPDFARDLAAEGTDPGLASHGTIVVAFDSADAGHLEILAEYLTSLGRAVERLTGRAARRLAPGLGAVRSGLHVPGDLAVDNRKLLTALLAACSKRGVEFSASRIASLDDVTGPVVLAAGAWTGALHPLLADAVRPLKGEILRLRPRRGCLPPPPYTVRAMVEGRPIYLVPRADGELVLGATQYEAGFDEAVTARGVRELLEGAERILPGITEYELVEIAAGLRAGSRDALPYIGELGEGVYAATGHHRNGLLMAPVTADAVVAWLAGEAPPDEIGAAAPARLLQKERV; this is encoded by the coding sequence ATGAACGAGACCCTCACCGTCGTCGGCGGCGGTGTCATCGGCCTGTCCGCGGCTTGGCGCGCGGCGGCCCGCGGCCACCGCGTCACGGTGGTCGATCCTTCACCCGCGCGCGGCGCTTCGTGGCTGGCCGGCGGCATGCTGGCGCCGGTCACGGAGGCGTGGCCGGGTGAGGAGCACGTGCTCAGCCTCGGCGAGGAGTCGCTGCGGCGCTGGCCCGATTTCGCGCGTGACCTCGCGGCGGAGGGGACGGACCCGGGGCTGGCTTCGCACGGGACGATCGTGGTCGCGTTCGACAGCGCCGACGCCGGGCACCTCGAAATTCTCGCGGAGTACCTGACGTCGCTGGGCCGTGCCGTCGAGCGGCTCACCGGGCGGGCGGCGCGGCGGCTCGCGCCGGGTCTGGGCGCGGTGCGCAGCGGTCTGCACGTGCCGGGTGACCTGGCTGTCGACAACCGGAAGCTGCTCACGGCGCTGCTGGCGGCGTGCTCGAAGCGCGGGGTCGAGTTCTCTGCTTCGCGGATTGCTTCGCTCGACGATGTGACCGGCCCCGTCGTGCTGGCCGCCGGCGCGTGGACGGGCGCGTTGCACCCGCTGCTGGCCGACGCCGTGCGGCCGCTCAAGGGCGAGATTCTGCGGCTGCGGCCGCGTCGGGGCTGTCTGCCGCCTCCGCCGTACACGGTGCGCGCGATGGTCGAGGGCCGGCCGATCTACCTCGTGCCGCGCGCCGACGGCGAACTGGTGCTCGGCGCGACGCAGTACGAAGCGGGCTTCGACGAGGCGGTGACCGCGCGTGGCGTGCGGGAGCTGCTGGAAGGCGCCGAACGGATCCTGCCGGGAATCACGGAGTACGAGCTCGTCGAGATCGCCGCCGGGCTGCGCGCGGGGAGCCGCGACGCGCTGCCGTACATCGGGGAGCTCGGCGAAGGCGTGTACGCGGCGACGGGGCACCACCGAAACGGCCTGCTGATGGCCCCCGTGACCGCCGACGCCGTGGTCGCGTGGCTGGCCGGCGAGGCGCCGCCGGACGAGATCGGGGCGGCCGCGCCCGCCCGTTTGCTGCAGAAGGAGCGAGTCTGA
- the thiS gene encoding sulfur carrier protein ThiS, whose protein sequence is MEIKVNGSWREFPDGATVSEVLDALDVTRQGVAVAVNGEVVRRGEWEASVVPKGANIDVLTAVQGG, encoded by the coding sequence ATGGAGATCAAGGTCAACGGGAGCTGGCGCGAGTTCCCCGACGGCGCCACCGTGTCCGAGGTGCTCGACGCACTCGACGTGACCCGCCAGGGCGTCGCCGTCGCGGTGAACGGCGAGGTCGTGCGCCGGGGCGAGTGGGAGGCGTCGGTCGTGCCGAAGGGCGCGAACATCGACGTGCTGACCGCGGTGCAGGGAGGCTGA
- a CDS encoding thiazole synthase, which produces MDDALVIGEHKLSSRLIIGTGGAGNLSVLERALVASGTELTTVAMRKADADGGTGVLGLVRRLGIKLLPNTAGCRTAAEAVLTAQLAREALDTDLIKLEVHADDRTLLPDPFETLDAAEQLAADGFTVLAYTNDDPVLALRLEEAGCAAVMPLGAPIGTGLGIRNPHNIELIVARAMVPVVLDAGIGTASDACLAMELGCDAVLLSTAVTRAKDPERMAAAMRAGVEAGRLARDAGRVPQRFWAHASSPPR; this is translated from the coding sequence ATGGACGACGCTCTGGTCATCGGCGAACACAAGCTGTCGTCGAGGCTGATCATCGGGACCGGTGGCGCCGGGAACCTGTCGGTGCTGGAACGCGCGCTGGTCGCGTCAGGCACCGAGCTGACGACCGTCGCGATGCGCAAGGCCGACGCCGACGGCGGCACCGGCGTGCTCGGCCTCGTGCGACGCCTCGGCATCAAGCTGCTGCCCAACACCGCCGGCTGCCGCACCGCCGCGGAGGCCGTGCTCACCGCCCAGCTGGCCCGCGAGGCGCTCGACACGGACCTCATCAAGCTCGAGGTCCACGCCGACGACCGCACCCTGCTGCCCGACCCGTTCGAAACCCTGGACGCCGCGGAACAGCTGGCCGCCGACGGCTTCACGGTGCTCGCGTACACCAACGACGACCCCGTGCTCGCCCTGCGGCTCGAGGAGGCCGGCTGCGCCGCCGTGATGCCGTTGGGCGCTCCCATCGGCACGGGCCTCGGCATCCGCAACCCGCACAACATCGAGCTCATCGTCGCGCGCGCCATGGTCCCCGTCGTCCTCGACGCGGGCATCGGCACCGCCTCCGACGCTTGCCTCGCCATGGAACTCGGCTGCGACGCGGTGCTGCTGTCCACCGCGGTGACCCGCGCCAAGGACCCGGAACGCATGGCCGCGGCCATGCGCGCGGGCGTCGAGGCGGGCCGCCTGGCGCGCGACGCGGGCCGGGTCCCGCAGCGCTTCTGGGCCCACGCGTCGAGCCCGCCTCGCTGA
- a CDS encoding MarR family winged helix-turn-helix transcriptional regulator, translating into MTLSSVQDVSGRLYLAVGRLSRSLRQAGVPGPGHGAISALATLVHFGQLRLGDLAAKEGVAAATMSRIIATLVEAGYVTRESDPVDRRAWLARATEEGERLVSGVRSTRVQELNRRLDKLSPEYREALTVALPALEALISDDS; encoded by the coding sequence GTGACTCTATCCTCGGTCCAGGACGTCTCGGGCAGGTTGTACCTGGCCGTGGGACGGTTGTCGCGCTCGTTGCGGCAGGCTGGGGTCCCCGGGCCCGGCCACGGCGCGATCTCGGCGCTCGCCACGCTCGTCCACTTCGGTCAGCTGCGCCTCGGTGACCTCGCCGCGAAGGAGGGCGTCGCGGCGGCCACGATGTCGCGCATAATCGCCACCCTCGTCGAGGCGGGCTACGTCACGCGCGAATCCGACCCCGTCGACCGCCGCGCCTGGCTCGCCCGCGCGACGGAAGAGGGCGAGCGGCTCGTGTCCGGCGTGCGGTCCACGCGCGTGCAGGAGCTGAACCGCCGCCTCGACAAGCTGAGCCCGGAGTACCGCGAAGCCCTCACGGTCGCGCTGCCGGCCCTGGAGGCCCTGATCTCCGACGACAGCTAG